A single Euwallacea similis isolate ESF13 chromosome 1, ESF131.1, whole genome shotgun sequence DNA region contains:
- the l(2)10685 gene encoding 5-methylcytosine rRNA methyltransferase NSUN4, with protein MYSYSVLRRVNQVSRVFVRYKNPPNHWSVLRKKIHPIDKALAHFDDFYKQVFKKKWPSIREGLLGKQKYVAIVNNYGENEETMAKLEMEGALNVRTLFTLEKEYIREEIEKNQRNAALEKIWSLDKEIEDLSNDDQQVKKKSDENETNAYKYSLQASLDTAELDSRRLIDTKENALALEILNEYIPATKLKGKDDFISESSHYQMFDPTTSFPVEKEHDIHFPENLNIYCFEQGNFSDFNPAKKATTGVLNYYLMDGGSILPILALDLKPGCSMLDMCAAPGGKSLLALQTLYPERLVSNDVSNSRVSRIENVYQQFLYDLNERWFIPGRVKLTNLDGRFMEMDDFDRILVDVPCTTDRHSLKENDNNIFKPSRIKERLKLPELQSELLFNALTLAKKGGIVVYSTCSLSPIQNDGVVSMALKKLWEQTKMEYVVKNLAPALLQTRRVFHLADQKLLKYGHLVLPQKRQNYGPTYFCKLKRIK; from the exons TCAGTCCTCCGAAAGAAAATCCACCCAATAGATAAAGCCTTAGCACACTTTGACGACTTCTACAAGCAAGTGTTTAAGAAGAAATGGCCCTCAATCAGAGAAGGCCTTTTaggcaaacaaaaatatgtgGCAATAGTCAACAACTATGGTGAAAATGAAGAAACCATGGCCAAACTTGAGATGGAAGGAGCTTTAAATGTTAGAACTTTGTTCACTTTAGAAAAAGAGTACATTCGAGAAGAAATTGAGAAGAATCAGAGAAATGCCGCGTTAGAGAAGATATGGAGTTTAGACAAGGAAATTGAGGACCTAAGCAATGATGATCAACAAGTCAAGAAAAAATCTGATGAAAATGAAACTAATGCGTATAAATATTCGCTTCAAGCTAGTTTAGATACGGCAGAGTTGGACTCAAGAAGACTGATTGACACAAAGGAAAATGCATTAGCactagaaatattaaatgaatacATCCCAGCCACTAAGCTAAAAGGCAAAGACGATTTCATTTCAGAATCTTCTCATTATCAGATGTTCGATCCTACCACATCATTTCCAGTCGAAAAAGAACATGACATCCACTTCCcagaaaacttaaatatctACTGTTTCGAGCAGGGCAATTTTAGTGACTTTAACCCAGCGAAGAAAGCTACTACAGGGGTTTTGAACTACTACCTAATGGATGGAGGCTCAATTCTCCCTATTTTGGCTTTAGATTTGAAGCCCGGCTGCAGTATGCTGGACATGTGTGCAGCCCCTGGAGGCAAAAGCTTATTAGCACTACAAACTTTATATCCTGAACGTTTAGTTTCCAATGATGTGTCTAATTCAAGAGTTAGTAGAATCGAGAATGTTTATCAGCAGTTTTTGTATGATTTAAATGAAAGGTGGTTCATTCCTGGTAGAGTCAAGTTAACAAATTTAGACGGGAGGTTCATGGAGATGGACGATTTTGATCGAATTTTA GTTGATGTCCCCTGCACAACCGACCGACATTCGCTAAAAGAAAATGACAACAACATATTCAAACCTTCTCGTATAAAAGAGAGACTAAAGTTGCCCGAACTGCAATCAGAACTGCTGTTCAACGCTTTAACTTTAGCCAAAAAAGGGGGCATTGTGGTATATTCTACATGCTCCTTAAGCCCCATACAAAACGACGGGGTTGTTAGCATGGCTTTGAAAAAGCTTTGGGAGCAAACTAAGATGGAATATGTTGTCAA GAACTTGGCTCCAGCCTTATTGCAAACCAGGCGAGTATTTCACTTGGCCGACCAGAAACTACTCAAGTATGGACACTTGGTGCTACCCCAGAAAAGGCAGAATTACGGTcccacttatttttgtaaattgaaaCGGATTAAATAG